One window of Candidatus Schekmanbacteria bacterium RIFCSPLOWO2_02_FULL_38_14 genomic DNA carries:
- a CDS encoding oligopeptide-binding protein oppA, with product MSTKIINQAIKGIFLIIILISFFTLSACRKQDINDSEPATEKIFRMNVSSEPPTLDWSLATDNVSFRVITNIMEGLTQFDDDLNPVPAIARKWETSEDGKRITFFLRDDVFWTDGKPVTAYDFEYSWKRLLNPKTGAEYAYFLSDLVNAFEYNSGAIKDSSLVGVRAKSDRILEIHLKKPVVYFPSLTTFMVTFPLREDIIEKFNNRWAEPENIITNGPFKLDRWEHEYKLELVSNRKYYGDTPKIDRIKMFVVGENNTALTLYETGDLDMVNIPPLAISYYKNHKEYINFPQLRGYYYGFNIRKKPFNDVRVRKAFTMAIDRAKIVELLKGGELPASSWIPKGMFGYNKEIGIRFNPESARKLLSEAGYPHGENFPTVTIAFNTDSENKLIAENIQSQLKKNLNMNVILDNQEWKVYLKNLKTNTPQIFRLGWGADYPDPDNFMNLFTTHSGNNNTGWGNPEYDRLIAIGTAERTRTLRTKIYDRAQKILCEEDIPIMPLFVAAQNILLKNKIKGFKPDAMDILYLKKIYIK from the coding sequence ATATCAACAAAAATAATAAATCAAGCCATAAAAGGCATCTTTTTAATTATTATTCTCATTTCTTTCTTTACTCTCTCTGCTTGTAGAAAGCAAGATATTAACGACTCTGAACCTGCAACAGAAAAAATATTCCGTATGAATGTATCCTCTGAGCCGCCAACCCTTGACTGGTCGCTTGCAACAGATAATGTATCCTTTCGTGTTATAACAAACATCATGGAGGGCCTGACACAGTTTGATGATGACTTGAATCCAGTACCTGCCATTGCCAGAAAATGGGAAACATCAGAGGACGGTAAAAGAATAACATTTTTTTTAAGAGATGATGTATTTTGGACTGATGGGAAACCTGTAACTGCTTATGATTTTGAATATTCATGGAAGAGACTGCTTAATCCAAAAACAGGCGCTGAATATGCATACTTTCTTTCTGATTTGGTAAATGCCTTTGAATATAATTCAGGGGCTATAAAGGATTCTTCGCTGGTTGGAGTAAGAGCAAAATCAGACAGGATTCTTGAAATCCATCTTAAAAAACCTGTTGTATATTTTCCAAGCCTTACAACCTTTATGGTTACATTTCCATTAAGGGAAGACATAATTGAAAAGTTTAACAACAGATGGGCAGAGCCAGAAAATATTATAACCAATGGACCCTTTAAGCTGGATAGATGGGAACATGAATATAAATTGGAGCTTGTTTCAAACAGGAAATATTACGGAGATACTCCGAAAATCGACCGGATAAAAATGTTTGTTGTTGGAGAAAACAACACAGCCCTTACCCTTTATGAAACCGGAGACCTTGATATGGTAAATATCCCGCCACTTGCAATAAGTTATTATAAAAATCACAAAGAATATATCAATTTCCCCCAACTCCGCGGATATTATTATGGCTTTAATATCAGGAAAAAACCTTTTAATGATGTAAGGGTCAGAAAGGCTTTCACAATGGCAATTGACAGAGCTAAGATTGTCGAGTTGTTAAAAGGAGGAGAATTGCCTGCCAGCTCATGGATTCCAAAGGGGATGTTCGGATACAACAAAGAAATTGGAATCAGGTTTAATCCTGAGTCAGCAAGAAAACTTCTATCAGAGGCAGGTTATCCCCACGGGGAAAATTTTCCTACAGTTACAATTGCTTTCAACACAGATTCAGAAAATAAATTAATTGCTGAAAACATACAGTCTCAGCTTAAAAAAAACCTCAATATGAATGTTATCCTTGATAACCAGGAGTGGAAAGTCTATCTGAAAAACCTAAAGACTAACACTCCCCAGATTTTCAGGCTCGGATGGGGAGCAGATTACCCTGACCCTGATAATTTTATGAACCTCTTCACCACTCATAGCGGCAACAATAATACAGGGTGGGGAAATCCAGAATACGACCGGCTGATTGCAATCGGCACAGCAGAAAGAACCAGAACCTTAAGAACAAAAATTTATGATAGGGCTCAGAAAATCCTATGCGAAGAAGATATACCTATAATGCCTCTTTTTGTTGCAGCCCAGAATATTCTTTTAAAAAACAAAATTAAAGGATTTAAACCAGATGCAATGGATATTCTTTATCTCAAAAAGATTTATATAAAATAA